The window TTATTTAGGTACAGATGTAGTTATTTGTTATAAAGAAAGAAAGAAAGCAAACGAAATAGAATTTATGAATCTTATAGGAGATGTTAAAGAAAAAAATATTATACTCATAGATGATATGGTAGATACCGCAGGTACTTTAACAGAAGCTGCAAACTTAATAAAAAAAAAAGGGGCTAAAAGTGTACGTGCCATAGCGACTCATCCAGTTTTATCAGGAAATTCATATGAAAAAATTAATCAATCGGTACTTGAAGAATTAGTGGTAACAGATACTATTCCTATAAAGAAAATAAATAATAATAAGATTAAAGTTTTATCTTGTGCTCCACTTTTTGCGGAAGTAATGCAATCAGTACATAACGATGAATCCATTAGTAATAAATTTATTATATGAAATATATAAATATATACGGTGAGAAAAGGAATGTTGGAAAAAAATCTGTTCGTTCCATTCGACTTTCTGGAAAAGTTCCATGTATTTTATATGGAAAAAATATAAATATACCATTTTCTACTTCATTAGAAAGTTTTAAAAAAATAGTATACACAACAAAAGTATATGGAGTAATTATTAAAATAGAGGGATATGATAAAAACATAAATGCGATACAAAAAGAAATACAATTTGATTCTATTAAAAACGAAATATTGCACGCTGATTTTTGCATAATTGATGAATTACAACCTATTATATTAGAAATTCCTATAAAATTTTTTGGAAGGCCTATTGGAGTAATTAAAGGTGGAGAATATTATTCTACTGTTAGAAAAATAAAAGTAAAAGCCTTTCCATCTAATATTCCAGAATATATAAAATTAGATATTAGTTCTTTAGATATAGGAGATAGAATAACAGTTGAAAATTTATATAATAATCAATATACTATATTACATCCTTCTCACTCACTTATAGCAAGAGTTAAAAATTCTCGTATAACTAAAGTGGATAAAGAAGAAGAAGAAAATAAAGAAGATCAAAAAAAAGAAAAAAAATAATGGTACAAGATCTTTATTTTATGAAAATAGCTTTAAAAGAAGCTTTTATTGCTTTTTATAAAAATGAAGTTCCTATAGGCGCAGCCATGATATATGAAAACACAGTTATAGCAAAAGCTCATAATTTAACTGAAACTTTAAGTAATACTACTGCACATGCTGAAATGTTGGTAATAAACTTAGCTTCTAATTTTCTTGGTAAAAAATACATCAGAGAATGTACTTTATATGTAACTCTAGAACCATGTATTATGTGTGCAGGGGCTTTATTTTGGTCTAAAATAGGTAGAGTAGTTTGTGGAGCTCCTAATCAAAGAGGATTTATGTATTATGGTATTAAATTACATCCAAAAACAAAATTTATATCTGGAATTATGAAAAATAAGTGCATAGCTCTGATACAAAAATTTTTTTTCTTGAAAAGAATTTATCCAAAAAACTTATATTAGTGTTTTTTTCTTTATTCTTAGTTTCAGAAAAATAGGGATAGTTGTAGTACATATAATCAATAAAATAATCCATTCTAGATGATTTTTTAATTCAGGAAAATTTTTATCTAGATAATGTCCAGCCAGCATTATAGAAAATGTCCAAGAAAGTGCTCCAATAATATTATATATCATAAATTTTTTAAAATCCATACGTATAGCTCCGGCTATAATAGGAGCAAAAGAACGAAACATGGGAAGAAAACGACTCATGATTAAGGCAGTTTTTTTATATTTATTATAAAATAATTTTGCTAAAATAAGATGTTTTTTTTTAAAAAAAAAGGAATCTTTTTTCTTATACAATAATTTTCCTGATTTATATCCTACCCAGTATCCTTGCATATTTCCAAGAGTCGCTACACCTGCTATAATTAAAATAATAACAAAAAAAGGAACATCATAAAAATTTTTACATAAATCTTCTCCAAAGATCCCTGCAGTAAATAACAAAGAATCTCCTGGCAAAAAAAATCCAATAAAAAACCCCGTTTCTGCAAAAACAATTGCTAAAATAATAAACAAAGCTGTATTTCCAAAATATAAAAATATCCATCTAGGATTGAACAGATGTTGAAAAACATCCCAAAAATATGACATTATACAAACATGATAATGAAATACAAAGTTAAATATTTCCATTTTTTAGAAAAATTCTTAAAAAAGATTTATTTTTAAATTTGAAAAAAAACATATTTTTATGCAGTGTTTATTCAAATTTATTAATATTTTTGGATGGATTCCTAATATATTTTTTTTACTAGTAGGTTTTATGTTTATAATTTTTTGGTTATATAAAATATTTCATTTTATGGATTAATAAAAAAATTGGTTATTTTTGTTTTTCAAAGCCAAGTTTATGCATAAAAATGAAAAATAATGGAGAATTTATGTATTTTTTTAATGAAAAAGCTTATAAAATATTAAAAAATTATCTACTAAATAAAGTAGAGGACATAAAAAATACATTTATTTTAGTAGATGATGTTACCTATAAATATTGTATTCCAATTTTATTTTCTCGCATAAATTTTTTAAAAGAATCTAATATCATTAAAATAAAATCAGGAGAAAAAGAAAAAAATATACATACATGTATTCATATATGCAAATATTTGGATAAATTTAAAGCTACTAGAAAAAGTTTAATTATCAATTTAGGAGGAGGAGTAATAACAGATATTGGAGGATTTGTTGCATCTATATTTAAACGAGGAATTTGTTTTATTAATATACCTACAACTTTGTTAGGAATGGTGGATGCTTCTATAGGATACAAAACTGGTGTAAATTTAGATTACATTAAAAATGAAATTGGATCTTTTTATATTCCAGAATTTTTAATTATCGATATTAATTTTTTAAAAACGCTTCCTAAAAAAGAAATTCTTTCTGGAATGGCGGAAATGTTAAAACATGGATTGATAGCAGATATAAATTTTTGGAATAAAATGAATAAAATTAAAA of the Blattabacterium cuenoti genome contains:
- a CDS encoding DedA family protein, with product MSYFWDVFQHLFNPRWIFLYFGNTALFIILAIVFAETGFFIGFFLPGDSLLFTAGIFGEDLCKNFYDVPFFVIILIIAGVATLGNMQGYWVGYKSGKLLYKKKDSFFFKKKHLILAKLFYNKYKKTALIMSRFLPMFRSFAPIIAGAIRMDFKKFMIYNIIGALSWTFSIMLAGHYLDKNFPELKNHLEWIILLIICTTTIPIFLKLRIKKKTLI
- the aroB gene encoding 3-dehydroquinate synthase, whose translation is MKNNGEFMYFFNEKAYKILKNYLLNKVEDIKNTFILVDDVTYKYCIPILFSRINFLKESNIIKIKSGEKEKNIHTCIHICKYLDKFKATRKSLIINLGGGVITDIGGFVASIFKRGICFINIPTTLLGMVDASIGYKTGVNLDYIKNEIGSFYIPEFLIIDINFLKTLPKKEILSGMAEMLKHGLIADINFWNKMNKIKNVTEIDINQWNNLIHQSIFIKQKIVDQDPKEKGLRKILNFGHTIGHALESYFMDKKKILHGIAVIMGIICESWISYKINGLSMDDYKEIKSTLFALYPMQKKIYNFSDLEVNKILMIMDHDKKNEKNKIQFSLLKKIGKCSYNCVVPYFLIKESFFEIKHFFLIH
- a CDS encoding nucleoside deaminase; this encodes MVQDLYFMKIALKEAFIAFYKNEVPIGAAMIYENTVIAKAHNLTETLSNTTAHAEMLVINLASNFLGKKYIRECTLYVTLEPCIMCAGALFWSKIGRVVCGAPNQRGFMYYGIKLHPKTKFISGIMKNKCIALIQKFFFLKRIYPKNLY
- a CDS encoding 50S ribosomal protein L25 — encoded protein: MKYINIYGEKRNVGKKSVRSIRLSGKVPCILYGKNINIPFSTSLESFKKIVYTTKVYGVIIKIEGYDKNINAIQKEIQFDSIKNEILHADFCIIDELQPIILEIPIKFFGRPIGVIKGGEYYSTVRKIKVKAFPSNIPEYIKLDISSLDIGDRITVENLYNNQYTILHPSHSLIARVKNSRITKVDKEEEENKEDQKKEKK